The following proteins are co-located in the Shouchella hunanensis genome:
- a CDS encoding HAD hydrolase-like protein → MVKEIIEVATGRKTKLVVGKPSCFMAEATLDFLRAVPKSCLIVGDRIESNIGFGRLQGMKTALVLICNASNVEADHLPQRIRPVSILGSIAQLRRYI, encoded by the coding sequence ATGGTGAAGGAGATAATTGAAGTTGCAACTGGAAGAAAGACTAAATTGGTTGTTGGCAAACCATCTTGCTTTATGGCAGAAGCGACCCTTGATTTTTTGCGAGCGGTTCCAAAAAGCTGTCTCATTGTTGGTGATCGTATAGAATCTAATATTGGATTTGGCCGGTTGCAGGGAATGAAAACAGCGCTTGTCTTAATTTGTAACGCTAGCAATGTAGAAGCCGATCATCTTCCGCAAAGAATCCGCCCTGTTTCTATTCTCGGAAGTATCGCTCAGCTAAGGAGGTACATATGA
- a CDS encoding sn-glycerol-1-phosphate dehydrogenase — protein MNLRLLEEHISRSEEKLNPLPLETIVVEKNALKKAAAFVASRVKQSILLVADSQTYAAAGNQLTDLLQEEAVFVNIHLVKPNKNGDVLADERSLIDVFLSVKEETELLLAVGSGTIHDLVRFISGKTGKSFISIPTAPSVDGFTSLGAPIVVRGEKKTYQLVAPVALFADITVLQKAPPALIAAGFGDMVGKFTSLLDWHIGSIVTNEPYSAFVAERTKEALQACLDHVEEINTKTEKGVQRLMEALLLSGLAMALFGQSHPASGAEHHLSHYWEMKALENEEKQLLHGAKVGLSTLVITQFYKEIIKPELHSLMGAEEAKQIRQLIEELPDVEFIQSQLEQVGWSKELVPIPQSLIEQSLKEAHLLRDRYTLLRLYNDYKGGRSDAYRTKTASI, from the coding sequence ATGAATTTACGATTACTAGAAGAGCACATTAGTCGGTCAGAAGAAAAGCTTAATCCTTTACCACTTGAAACAATCGTTGTGGAAAAGAATGCATTAAAAAAAGCAGCAGCATTTGTTGCAAGTCGGGTCAAGCAAAGTATTCTGCTTGTTGCTGATAGCCAGACGTACGCGGCAGCAGGAAACCAATTGACTGATTTGCTACAGGAGGAAGCTGTTTTTGTTAATATTCATCTCGTTAAGCCGAATAAAAACGGAGATGTGCTTGCTGATGAACGCTCCTTAATCGATGTTTTTTTAAGCGTTAAAGAAGAAACCGAACTGCTTTTAGCGGTTGGCTCAGGCACAATTCATGATCTTGTTCGCTTTATAAGCGGAAAGACAGGAAAATCATTCATCTCCATTCCTACAGCTCCATCAGTCGATGGCTTCACGTCGCTCGGGGCACCGATTGTTGTGAGAGGGGAGAAAAAGACGTACCAACTTGTGGCTCCAGTTGCTTTGTTTGCTGACATAACTGTATTGCAAAAGGCGCCACCTGCTTTAATTGCCGCAGGTTTTGGGGATATGGTTGGGAAATTTACGTCGCTTTTAGATTGGCACATTGGATCCATTGTGACTAATGAACCGTATTCTGCTTTTGTTGCTGAACGAACAAAAGAAGCGCTCCAAGCTTGTCTTGACCATGTTGAGGAAATTAATACAAAAACAGAAAAGGGCGTACAGCGATTAATGGAGGCTCTGTTACTATCCGGGCTGGCAATGGCTCTTTTTGGTCAATCTCATCCCGCCTCTGGAGCTGAGCATCATCTGTCTCATTATTGGGAAATGAAGGCGTTGGAGAATGAGGAGAAACAGCTATTGCATGGTGCTAAAGTTGGTTTATCAACCTTAGTCATTACTCAATTCTATAAAGAAATCATCAAGCCAGAACTTCACAGTTTAATGGGTGCGGAAGAAGCAAAGCAGATTCGCCAATTAATTGAAGAATTGCCGGACGTGGAATTCATTCAATCACAACTTGAACAAGTAGGCTGGTCTAAGGAGCTTGTGCCTATTCCACAAAGCCTGATTGAGCAGAGCTTAAAGGAAGCTCATCTACTAAGAGATCGTTACACGCTTTTGCGCTTGTACAACGACTACAAGGGAGGAAGAAGCGATGCTTACCGAACTAAAACAGCAAGTATATGA
- a CDS encoding L-ribulose-5-phosphate 4-epimerase, with amino-acid sequence MLTELKQQVYDANMALPEHGLVTMTWGNASGIDRSRNIVAIKPSGLDYADMTPDDMVLVSLDGERIEGSLRPSSDLQTHLVLYRTFAEIGGIVHTHSTWATGWAQAGKSIPAFGTTHADYFYGDIPCTREMKEAEIRGSYERETGNVIAETFELGNPLQMPAVLVHGHAPFTWGRTPKEAVYHAVVLEEVAKMASNTIGLNPQASGISQTLLDRHYLRKHGEHAYYGQEGK; translated from the coding sequence ATGCTTACCGAACTAAAACAGCAAGTATATGATGCGAATATGGCTTTACCAGAGCATGGACTTGTAACGATGACATGGGGGAATGCGAGCGGTATTGATAGAAGTCGAAATATTGTTGCGATTAAGCCTAGTGGACTGGATTATGCAGACATGACTCCAGACGATATGGTGCTCGTCTCGCTTGATGGAGAACGAATAGAAGGTTCTCTCCGCCCCTCCTCCGATCTCCAAACGCATCTGGTCCTATACCGTACTTTTGCTGAAATTGGAGGAATTGTTCACACGCATTCAACTTGGGCGACAGGTTGGGCCCAGGCTGGAAAATCGATTCCTGCTTTTGGTACAACACATGCCGATTATTTTTACGGTGACATTCCTTGCACAAGAGAAATGAAAGAAGCAGAAATCCGCGGCAGCTATGAGCGGGAAACGGGAAACGTAATTGCGGAAACGTTCGAATTAGGAAACCCGCTGCAGATGCCAGCCGTGCTTGTTCACGGGCATGCTCCTTTTACATGGGGACGTACTCCGAAAGAAGCCGTTTATCATGCGGTTGTCTTGGAAGAGGTAGCGAAAATGGCTTCTAATACGATCGGCTTAAACCCTCAAGCATCTGGAATTTCACAAACGCTACTCGATCGTCATTACTTGCGTAAGCATGGAGAACACGCCTATTACGGTCAAGAAGGGAAGTGA
- a CDS encoding ribulokinase, whose product MNKRYTIGIDYGTESGRAVLIDLADGAEVAEHVTPYAHGVIAKQLPKGGVVLEPEWALQHPRDYIDVLEQSVPKVLTEAGVHPSDVIGIGIDFTACTMLPIDEDGEPLCFHTSFANRPHAWVKLWKHHAAQDEANEINRIGAERGEAFLKRYGGKYSSEWMIAKIWQIFNEDRQLFDEADAFLEGTDWVTAQMTGTIVRNSCTAGYKAMWHKQDGYPEDTFFEALHPDLKRLTATKLRGHIRAPGETAGNLMKEMADRIGLLPGIAVAVGNVDAHVSVPATGVVTPGKLVMAMGTSICHLVLAEEEKEVEGMCGVVEDGIVPGYFGYEAGQSAVGDIFAWFMEHGVSSDLVNEAKQKNVPLHALLEEKAAAYQPGETGLLALDWWNGNRSTLVDTNLSGVILGMTLQTKSEEIYRTLLEATAFGTKKIIDAFTKAGVEVNELVACGGLPQKNNLLMQIFADITNLEIKVAASKQTPALGAAMYASVAAGKAVGGYATIFAAAEKMARVQDRSYKPNPERAQVYKEMYKEYSKLHDYFGKGENDVMKTLRSVRDKTKGGVVHA is encoded by the coding sequence ATGAACAAGCGCTATACAATTGGAATCGATTATGGAACAGAGTCAGGCAGAGCGGTATTAATTGATTTAGCAGATGGGGCAGAAGTTGCTGAGCATGTTACGCCTTACGCACATGGTGTAATAGCTAAGCAATTGCCAAAAGGAGGGGTGGTGCTGGAGCCTGAGTGGGCACTTCAACATCCTCGAGATTATATTGATGTGCTTGAGCAATCTGTTCCTAAAGTGTTGACAGAGGCGGGTGTTCATCCAAGCGATGTAATCGGCATTGGCATTGATTTTACCGCATGTACGATGCTGCCAATTGATGAGGATGGCGAGCCCCTTTGCTTCCATACATCTTTTGCGAACCGTCCACATGCATGGGTGAAATTATGGAAACACCATGCGGCTCAGGATGAAGCAAATGAGATCAATCGAATCGGCGCAGAAAGAGGAGAAGCATTTCTTAAGCGCTATGGAGGCAAGTATTCTTCAGAATGGATGATCGCAAAGATATGGCAAATTTTTAATGAGGATCGGCAATTATTTGATGAAGCGGATGCATTTCTTGAAGGCACCGACTGGGTGACCGCACAGATGACCGGAACGATTGTACGCAATAGCTGCACTGCTGGTTATAAAGCGATGTGGCACAAGCAGGACGGTTATCCTGAGGATACTTTTTTTGAAGCCTTGCATCCTGATTTAAAGAGACTAACAGCAACAAAGTTACGAGGTCATATTCGCGCTCCAGGTGAGACAGCTGGCAATTTGATGAAAGAGATGGCTGACCGAATTGGACTCTTGCCAGGTATCGCTGTCGCTGTTGGTAATGTAGACGCACATGTTTCCGTACCGGCAACAGGGGTTGTAACTCCAGGGAAGCTTGTGATGGCGATGGGGACGTCCATTTGTCATCTCGTTCTTGCAGAAGAAGAGAAAGAAGTAGAAGGAATGTGCGGTGTAGTTGAAGACGGAATTGTCCCTGGCTATTTTGGCTATGAAGCAGGACAATCGGCTGTTGGCGACATTTTTGCTTGGTTTATGGAGCATGGCGTCTCATCCGATCTTGTTAATGAAGCGAAGCAGAAAAACGTACCGCTTCATGCGTTACTAGAAGAAAAAGCGGCTGCGTATCAACCAGGTGAAACCGGTTTGCTCGCATTAGATTGGTGGAATGGAAACCGCTCAACATTGGTTGATACAAACTTATCAGGGGTCATTCTTGGAATGACGCTGCAAACGAAATCAGAAGAAATTTACCGAACGTTGCTGGAAGCTACGGCATTTGGAACAAAGAAAATCATTGATGCGTTTACAAAAGCCGGCGTTGAAGTAAATGAACTGGTTGCCTGTGGTGGCTTACCGCAGAAAAACAATTTGTTAATGCAAATTTTTGCTGATATTACGAATTTGGAAATAAAAGTGGCAGCATCCAAACAAACGCCAGCGCTTGGGGCAGCTATGTATGCAAGCGTCGCAGCAGGTAAAGCGGTGGGTGGCTATGCAACGATTTTTGCAGCAGCAGAAAAGATGGCGCGTGTACAGGATAGGTCCTATAAGCCTAACCCGGAACGGGCGCAAGTCTACAAAGAAATGTATAAGGAATATAGCAAGCTTCATGATTATTTTGGGAAAGGAGAAAACGATGTGATGAAAACACTTCGGAGCGTGAGAGATAAAACAAAAGGAGGGGTTGTTCATGCTTAA
- the araA gene encoding L-arabinose isomerase: MLKQKTSHFWFIAGSQPLYGQKTIDQVAAHAEEIVKGLNELLPEQLILKPVATSPERITALLREASMDENCAGIITWMHTFSPAKMWIAGLKELTKPMLHLHTQYNRDIPWSTIDMDFMNLNQSAHGDREFGFMVSRMGINRKVIAGHWQDSNVANRVGDWMKTVRAYQESKQLKIARFGDNMREVAVTEGDKVEAQIQLGWSVSGYGIGDLVETIEAVNDQDVATLMEEYRSLYTFHPDADVRAIEEQARIELGLETFLARGNYRAFSTTFEDLHGMSQLPGLAAQRLMAKGYGFAGEGDWKTAAFLRVLKVMAGNSGTSFMEDYTNHLEQGNELILGSHMLEVCPTIAAEKPTIVVEPLSMGNKADPARLVFKGKAGHALNAAIMDVGSRFRIVANEVEAVENQQEMPQLPVASVLWKPLPSFSEATEAWIYAGGAHHTVLSYEITKEQLADWSSLMDVECLVIGKESSIEQIRKELFWNEKSYR, encoded by the coding sequence ATGCTTAAACAAAAAACGTCACACTTTTGGTTTATTGCTGGTAGTCAGCCCTTATACGGGCAAAAAACGATTGATCAAGTCGCTGCTCATGCGGAAGAGATCGTCAAAGGCTTGAATGAGTTGCTGCCAGAACAGCTTATCTTAAAACCGGTCGCAACTTCCCCTGAACGTATTACTGCACTCTTGCGGGAAGCGAGTATGGATGAAAACTGTGCAGGAATTATTACGTGGATGCACACGTTTTCACCGGCAAAGATGTGGATTGCGGGACTAAAAGAATTGACGAAACCGATGCTTCACTTACACACCCAGTACAATCGTGACATTCCGTGGTCCACGATTGATATGGATTTTATGAATTTAAATCAGTCGGCTCACGGTGACCGTGAATTTGGCTTTATGGTTTCAAGAATGGGGATTAACCGTAAGGTAATAGCCGGACACTGGCAGGACTCGAATGTCGCCAATCGAGTCGGTGATTGGATGAAAACAGTTCGCGCCTATCAAGAAAGCAAGCAATTAAAGATTGCTCGTTTCGGTGACAATATGCGAGAGGTAGCGGTGACAGAGGGAGATAAGGTTGAGGCGCAAATTCAGCTTGGCTGGTCTGTTTCCGGTTACGGTATCGGTGATTTAGTCGAAACGATTGAAGCCGTTAATGACCAAGATGTCGCCACATTAATGGAAGAATATCGCAGCCTGTACACATTCCATCCAGATGCGGACGTTCGCGCGATTGAAGAACAGGCACGAATTGAGCTTGGGCTTGAAACCTTTCTTGCACGAGGAAACTATCGCGCTTTTTCAACGACTTTCGAAGATTTACATGGAATGAGCCAGCTACCAGGACTGGCGGCACAGCGGCTAATGGCAAAAGGGTATGGTTTTGCTGGAGAAGGGGATTGGAAAACAGCCGCATTTTTGAGGGTACTTAAAGTGATGGCAGGTAACAGTGGAACGTCGTTTATGGAGGATTACACAAATCATTTAGAGCAAGGGAATGAACTGATCTTAGGCTCACATATGCTAGAAGTATGCCCGACGATCGCAGCTGAAAAGCCGACGATTGTCGTAGAACCCCTTTCTATGGGCAACAAAGCGGACCCGGCAAGGCTTGTTTTCAAAGGCAAAGCAGGACACGCGCTTAATGCAGCAATAATGGATGTCGGTTCTCGTTTTCGAATTGTCGCAAACGAAGTGGAAGCGGTCGAGAATCAGCAGGAAATGCCACAGCTTCCTGTAGCTAGTGTCTTGTGGAAACCGCTTCCTTCGTTTTCGGAAGCAACGGAGGCATGGATCTATGCTGGTGGGGCGCATCACACAGTTTTGTCATACGAGATTACGAAAGAGCAGCTGGCTGATTGGTCAAGTCTAATGGATGTGGAATGCCTTGTAATTGGAAAAGAGTCGAGTATAGAGCAAATACGCAAGGAGTTGTTCTGGAACGAGAAGTCTTATCGTTAA
- the chvE gene encoding multiple monosaccharide ABC transporter substrate-binding protein gives MKKYIGSFVVLGCVVFTGACSEEGSGEGSGEGKGTIGIAMPTQSSERWIADGNHMVSYFEDLGYETDLQYAEDVVENQVSQIENMITRGVDALVIASVDGEALTTVLESANAQEIPIISYDRLIMNSEFVDYYATFDNFEVGVLQGQYIVDELDLENEEGPFNIELFGGSPDDNNAHFFFNGAMSVLQPYLDEGKLNVQSGQTDFNQIAILRWDGAAAQSRMDNLLSSNYGGSEDLDAVLAPADLLSIGILASLKNSGFTADDMPILTGQDADIPSVNALIAGEQAMTVFKDTRVLAEKAVEMTEAVLQGDEPDVNDTETYDNNSKVVPSFLETPVVVTIDNYEEILIDSGYYEADQLNQ, from the coding sequence ATGAAAAAATACATTGGAAGTTTCGTCGTACTTGGTTGTGTTGTTTTTACAGGAGCATGTTCTGAGGAAGGATCAGGAGAAGGATCAGGGGAAGGCAAAGGAACGATTGGAATTGCCATGCCAACTCAATCCTCTGAACGCTGGATTGCTGATGGTAATCACATGGTCTCGTATTTTGAAGACCTAGGTTATGAAACGGATCTACAATATGCGGAGGATGTCGTAGAAAATCAAGTTTCCCAGATTGAAAATATGATCACACGTGGTGTAGATGCACTTGTTATCGCTTCTGTTGATGGAGAAGCCTTAACAACAGTATTAGAATCAGCAAATGCACAAGAGATTCCAATCATCTCCTATGACCGTCTCATTATGAATTCAGAGTTTGTCGATTACTATGCGACTTTCGATAATTTTGAAGTAGGTGTTCTGCAAGGTCAATACATCGTTGATGAGTTAGACCTAGAGAATGAAGAAGGACCATTTAACATTGAGTTATTTGGTGGCTCACCAGATGACAATAATGCCCATTTCTTCTTTAATGGAGCGATGTCTGTCCTTCAACCCTATCTAGATGAAGGGAAATTAAATGTGCAAAGTGGTCAAACCGATTTTAATCAAATTGCCATTCTTCGTTGGGACGGTGCAGCTGCTCAGAGTAGAATGGATAATTTGTTGAGTTCTAACTATGGTGGTAGCGAAGACCTTGATGCTGTATTAGCGCCAGCGGATTTATTAAGTATTGGTATTCTAGCTTCACTAAAAAACTCTGGATTTACAGCTGATGATATGCCAATTTTGACAGGGCAAGATGCAGATATTCCTTCAGTGAATGCGCTTATTGCAGGAGAACAAGCGATGACTGTTTTTAAAGATACACGCGTTCTTGCAGAAAAAGCTGTTGAAATGACAGAGGCGGTTCTGCAAGGCGATGAGCCTGATGTGAATGATACAGAAACCTATGACAATAATTCCAAAGTGGTTCCTTCATTCCTAGAGACTCCTGTTGTTGTGACGATTGATAACTATGAAGAAATCTTAATAGACAGCGGCTATTACGAGGCGGATCAGTTAAATCAATAA
- the mmsA gene encoding multiple monosaccharide ABC transporter ATP-binding protein has product MAEVLLEMKQITKEFPGVKALDNVNLIVKQGEIHALCGENGAGKSTLMKVLSGVYPFGTYNGEIFLSRGTCQFKDLKQSEAEGIVIIHQELALIPELSIAENIFLGNERKRFGVIDWDATAKETKSLLKKVNLDEPHDSLIKHIGVGKQQLVEIAKALAKKVKLLILDEPTASLNETDSDNLLNLLVELKEQGITSIIISHKLNEIRQVADAVTILRDGKTIETYDLEEKEINEDDIIKGMVGRSLTNRYPPSKSEIGSTIFSVEKWNVYHPVQRERQIIMDADFHVRRGEIVGLAGLMGAGRTEFAMSIFGKAYGTQITGTIKKDGKVIDLQSVSEAIKQGLAYATEDRKSYGLVLMNDIKENISLASLNKLSSRAIIDEQNEVRVAEEFKRKLHIKAPTILQETGKLSGGNQQKVVLSKWIFSDPDVLFLDEPTRGIDVGAKYEIYTIIRELAATGKAIVLISSELPELMGMCDRVYAMNKGQITGELAKDELSQERLMKLMTKTREVSP; this is encoded by the coding sequence ATGGCGGAAGTTCTTTTGGAAATGAAACAAATAACAAAGGAATTCCCTGGTGTTAAAGCGTTGGACAATGTGAACTTGATCGTGAAACAAGGGGAGATTCATGCTTTATGTGGAGAAAATGGAGCTGGTAAATCGACACTAATGAAAGTGTTAAGTGGTGTCTATCCGTTTGGTACATATAACGGTGAGATCTTTTTGAGTAGAGGAACGTGTCAATTCAAAGATTTAAAGCAAAGTGAAGCGGAAGGAATTGTCATTATTCACCAGGAGCTTGCCTTAATCCCTGAGTTAAGCATTGCAGAAAATATCTTTCTAGGAAATGAGCGCAAGAGATTTGGTGTCATTGATTGGGATGCGACTGCGAAAGAAACAAAATCCTTATTAAAAAAAGTGAATTTAGATGAGCCCCATGATTCGCTCATTAAGCACATTGGCGTAGGGAAGCAACAGTTAGTAGAAATTGCAAAAGCATTGGCAAAAAAAGTAAAGTTACTCATCTTAGATGAACCAACTGCTTCATTAAATGAAACCGATAGTGATAACCTTCTAAATCTGCTTGTGGAATTAAAAGAACAAGGTATTACTTCTATTATTATTTCTCACAAACTGAATGAGATTAGACAAGTTGCCGATGCTGTAACGATTTTACGCGATGGCAAGACAATTGAAACGTATGATCTAGAAGAAAAAGAGATTAATGAAGATGACATTATTAAAGGAATGGTTGGTAGAAGTCTAACGAATCGCTATCCTCCGAGCAAATCAGAGATTGGTAGTACGATCTTTTCAGTCGAAAAATGGAATGTGTATCATCCGGTTCAGCGAGAAAGACAAATTATCATGGATGCTGATTTTCATGTAAGGCGTGGAGAAATCGTTGGTCTCGCTGGTCTAATGGGTGCTGGTCGAACGGAATTTGCCATGAGCATATTTGGCAAGGCGTACGGGACACAAATTACTGGAACGATTAAGAAAGACGGGAAAGTAATAGACCTTCAGTCTGTCAGTGAAGCAATTAAGCAGGGTTTGGCATATGCAACGGAAGATCGAAAATCATACGGGCTCGTTTTGATGAACGACATTAAAGAGAACATTTCGTTGGCTAGTTTAAATAAGCTTTCTTCACGCGCCATCATTGATGAGCAAAATGAAGTAAGGGTTGCTGAAGAATTTAAACGGAAGTTGCATATAAAGGCGCCGACAATCTTGCAAGAGACTGGTAAATTAAGCGGAGGAAATCAACAAAAGGTTGTTTTAAGTAAGTGGATTTTTTCTGATCCAGATGTTTTGTTTTTAGATGAACCTACTAGAGGGATTGATGTTGGAGCCAAATATGAAATTTATACCATTATTCGAGAACTAGCAGCGACAGGGAAAGCGATCGTCCTTATTTCTTCTGAACTACCAGAATTGATGGGGATGTGTGATCGTGTATATGCGATGAATAAAGGTCAGATTACAGGCGAGCTCGCTAAAGATGAACTTTCACAAGAAAGATTAATGAAATTAATGACGAAAACAAGAGAGGTTTCCCCATGA
- the mmsB gene encoding multiple monosaccharide ABC transporter permease, which produces MKALLNVIQNNVRQYSMTFALLLIMILFQLLTDGILLQPLNITNLILQNSYILILAIGMVLIIITGHIDLSVGSIAAFIGALSAILMIQMNLDPILSVLICLLVGALVGAWQGFWVAYVKIPAFIVTLAGMLIFRGITLIMLQGQSIAPFPPSFQRLSSGFLPDVFNGSSLHLLSLLIGVLLCAILIFIELRGRKRKQNNGTDVLNPTLFILKLVGIAAVILGFTYILASYRGIPYILILLIALIAFYAFLTKKTVFGRHIYAVGGNEKAAALSGIKTKRVTFMVFVNMGMLAALSGLIFAARLNAATPRAGNLFELDAIAAAFIGGASAYGGVGTVIGAVVGGLVMGVMNNGMSILGLGIDWQQAIKGLVLLAAVAFDIMNKKRG; this is translated from the coding sequence ATGAAAGCGCTATTGAACGTCATCCAAAATAACGTACGTCAATACAGTATGACATTTGCATTGTTGCTTATTATGATTCTATTCCAACTCTTAACAGATGGTATTCTACTACAGCCATTAAATATCACAAATTTGATTTTACAGAACAGTTATATTCTTATACTTGCTATTGGTATGGTTCTTATTATTATTACGGGGCATATTGATTTGTCAGTAGGGTCGATTGCTGCTTTTATTGGAGCACTATCTGCTATCCTAATGATACAAATGAATCTTGACCCCATTTTATCTGTGTTAATTTGCTTATTGGTCGGTGCGTTAGTTGGAGCATGGCAAGGGTTTTGGGTTGCTTATGTCAAAATTCCTGCATTTATTGTGACCCTTGCTGGGATGCTGATCTTTAGAGGAATCACGTTAATTATGTTGCAAGGGCAATCAATTGCACCATTTCCTCCATCCTTTCAACGATTAAGTTCAGGATTTCTTCCAGATGTGTTTAATGGTTCTTCTTTGCACCTGTTATCCTTGTTAATTGGTGTGTTGCTTTGTGCCATTCTCATTTTTATTGAGTTGCGCGGGCGGAAGAGAAAACAAAACAACGGTACGGATGTGCTAAATCCGACATTATTCATTTTGAAACTTGTTGGTATCGCAGCCGTTATTTTAGGCTTTACGTATATCTTGGCCAGCTATCGCGGAATTCCTTATATTCTCATCTTGTTGATTGCGTTAATTGCTTTTTACGCATTTCTAACGAAGAAGACAGTCTTTGGTCGTCATATCTATGCAGTAGGTGGAAATGAAAAAGCCGCAGCTCTTTCCGGTATTAAGACGAAGCGCGTAACCTTTATGGTGTTTGTGAACATGGGGATGCTCGCAGCCTTGTCTGGTCTGATTTTCGCGGCTCGGTTAAATGCGGCTACACCGCGTGCAGGTAACTTATTTGAATTAGATGCCATTGCAGCTGCTTTTATTGGTGGAGCATCCGCTTACGGGGGTGTTGGAACAGTCATCGGCGCAGTAGTAGGTGGCCTTGTTATGGGTGTTATGAATAACGGAATGTCCATCTTAGGTCTCGGAATTGATTGGCAACAGGCGATCAAAGGGCTCGTTTTACTAGCGGCTGTTGCGTTTGACATTATGAATAA